The Acetobacteroides hydrogenigenes genome contains the following window.
GTAACCCCTTGGTAGAAGGTGCTGCTGGAACTGGCCACCATGTCTACCTCCGGATTCGAGCACACCCTTTGCTTATCCACGTCGGGGTTAAAGATGGGCTCTTCTACCCTACTGCGAATCTCCTCTACCGAGGTAAAGTGAGGCTTAAAGCACGCTAAAGGCGTATTTTCTAAAAGATAGATGAAGTAGCTGCGCGATATTTCGGGGACAAACTTCTCGTTGCCGTAGTGGTGATGGATACCATTCGAGAACCACACCCGCTTAAGGTAGGTTTCAAATTGCTTAAACTCCTCCGACGTTCTATCGCCCGAGTAGCCCTCGTAGATCGCCTCAAGCACAAATCTTATGGCAAGGTTGTGGCGGTAGTTTTGGTCGAAAAGGATATCGCGACCAGCAGCAGCAGCCATCGAAAGGTTATATATCAGCTTTTTCTGATTTAGCGAAAGCAGCTCAAAGTCGGGCACCTGATACCTCAGCACCCTAAGGTCGGCAAACTGGTCGACCTTCCATTCAAAATCACTCATAGTATAGATTTTGGGAAATTAGTACGTTTTGATAGTCTTAAAATCCTTCTTACGCTTCCTATCCGGCATTCTAACATCAATATTTTGCTTCAACGTCCAAATTCCGTTTTCGAGGATAAAACCATCCTGCGAGCCATCTGGTCCAAAGAACTGAAAATTATTGCCAGCATTTGGTTCCGAAGAGGCAAGATGATCAAATACGATTGTTTTTAGCTCAGGCATATACCGCAAAGTCATCAAAAATCGAGCAGAATGCTCAAAAACAACACGAGAGGCATTTCTACGTCCGTCAAAGAATATAGGAGCCCCCAAAATAACTCCTTCGTCAGTAATCTCCATAACCTCAATAACCCTTCGAGATACAAACAGATCGGTAAACGATGCCCCAAGTAGCGTATAGAAGTTTTTCCCGTTAGATTTTATGGGTATAATCTGATAATAAAGAGCCCCATACCATTTCTCCGGTATTAGGATCTCATCGTTTGGCTTTTGCACCTCACTCCTTTTATCCTCAAACTTTGTCACCTTTAAACAGTTCCCTTGAGGTTGCTGCAAAAAGGCGAAATGCTTAAAAGAACCATCCCTATATCTGAGGTTAAAAAGGTAAAAAGTAAAAGCATTATCGGGTGATTCGAGAACCCCAATATGCTTTATGGGCTTAAAGTTAAAATTCTTTGCACTATTGCTCTTTAGAAAGAGAATAAAATCTGGGATAATCCGTTCGACTATAGAATCCTTTATGCGATCATTTTTTGCAGCAAACAGCTCATTAAACCTCGATACCAATACCGTATCCTGAGCGCTAGCCTGAAATGAGAATGCCATAAAAACAAGTACAGCAAAGCAAAAACTCCTTCTAGCCATCTTCATAATATCTAACACTTATTTTAATAAGGATTTTCGTCGAGAAATCGTTTAACAATTAGATCAGGACGCTTAACCGCCTTGTTAAGCCAGCTAAAAAGTAGCTCTTCGTACTCCGCTCCGCTCAGCGCCCATCTGATATCCTGTTCATGCAACTTTCCCCTAAGCGTATGGATCGTCATTGCAGCAGCAACAGAGATGTTGAAACTCTCGGTAAATCCGTACATAGGAATATATAAGTATTCATCAGCCTGATCCAGCAAAGTTTGAGAAACTCCATTATGCTCATTCCCAAAAAATACTGCAACCTTTCCTTTTGTTAAATCAAAATCTTCGAGCGCAACGCCATCAACATGAGGCGAAGTTGCAACAATTCTATAGCCATTCGACCTTAAACTACTAATAGCATCACTTGTAGGACAGGCTGAGTTGAAATAGCGATGAATTGTAAGCCACTTGTCTGATCCC
Protein-coding sequences here:
- a CDS encoding TrmH family RNA methyltransferase, translated to MEFTPEIRNRISDHLETFLGDERIGIIKRVLSNRTRYITVCLEDIYQSQNASAVLRSSEAFGLQDVHIIENSNIFSINPNVVRGSDKWLTIHRYFNSACPTSDAISSLRSNGYRIVATSPHVDGVALEDFDLTKGKVAVFFGNEHNGVSQTLLDQADEYLYIPMYGFTESFNISVAAAMTIHTLRGKLHEQDIRWALSGAEYEELLFSWLNKAVKRPDLIVKRFLDENPY